From the Manis pentadactyla isolate mManPen7 chromosome 15, mManPen7.hap1, whole genome shotgun sequence genome, the window CAGGGCCTCCCCGAGCCGAGGGGGCCCGCTTCTGCCGCGGCCGAGGGCCAGCCCCGGGCGCCCCCGGCCGGGACCCCCGGAGCCCCGCCTGCGCCGCGCCCGGCCGTCCTCGGGCCCCGTGGGGTCCTGCTCCCCAGTCCGGCCGCCCTCCTGTCTCCATCCCGCGCCCTCCCGCCCAGCCGACGGCCTCCTCTCCGCACAGCATCCGCGGTGCTGCTTTAGGAACAGAGCGTGGCCGGTCCCTGCCCAGAATCTCTCCGGCGGCTCCCCATTGCCTTAGGATGGGGCCCTTCTGAACGACCTGGTCGCCGCGCCCCTCTCCGCCCGCGCCACCGACACCTCCACTCCAGCCCCGACGGGCTCTGCTCTGTCACCGCAGGGCCTCTGCGCCCGGAGCTCTTCGCCCCTCTCCCccactctcctttccttccctcgCTACCGTAGATTTCATTTCATCTGGGAAGTTGTTTCTGAATCCCAAGACTGAGCTGTGTGGCCACCCCCATGCTTCTAACCTACAAAGCCTTGCTGGCCCTTCCGTGCCTTCTGCAAGACCAGGCTTGCGAGGGGGTCCTCCGGGGAAGCCCTACAAGTGCAGGCCTCTTAGCACAAGCTGTGTGTGACACGTTATTTATGGTCTGGTTTGCCCAGTGCCTCCACCAGATGTCAGTCCCATTAGGGGTGGGATAGCGTTGAGTCGGTTGGGTCTGTGCAGCGCCAGTGTGGGACAGAAGCAGTGAGTCGTGGCCCGTGGAGTCTCGGGAAGGTGCTGTGAACTCTGAGTTCAGGATGGTCAGAAATGGCTGTGCAGAGATGAAGGGAGGTTTCAGCTGAGCCTTGAGGGCTTCAGAGAGAGGCCAGTGTCTCTGCCAAGGCAAAGAGCTCACAGGAGGTGGCAGACTGGGAAACAGCCAGTATTACGGGGCAAGAGGGGAGCCAGTGCCAGGGCTGGGCATGACACAGCAGGTGAGTGACCTATCCAGGTGGCAGGGTTAGCTGTCAGGCTGCACTGAAACCCATTTTCTGAACTGTCTCCTCTCTTGCAGATAACAGATAAACCTCCTTTTGTTAGGTTGGGTCCACGTGGTAGTGGCCATAGCAGTTTGGATGGTTAAGCACTGGGTGGTGAGCATGAGCATGAGTTCCCACGGCTAATTGGTGCCAGCCCACTGCCCACCCAGGTGCTCTGGGCCTCGTTTGCTAGTCAGCACACTGGGTGGGTTCTGGCCACGTCAGTCGTTGTCACCCTTTCTTGCAGAATTACCCTCTCTACATCCGCAGCGTCCCCACAGAGAACGAGCTCAAGTTCCACTACATGGTGCACACGTCCCTGGATGTGGTGGACGAGAAGATCTCTGCCATGGGGAAGGCCCTGGTGGACCAGAGGGAGCTCTACCTGGGGCTGCTGTACCCCACGGAGGACTACAAGGTGTATCCTTCCTGCCCGCGGGGCTGTCAGCAGGCAGGGTTTCCCTCTGGGGGTTCCACCTGCAGTGACGAGGTGCACTGTAGGACCCGAGCCCCCGAAAGGCATCTTGTCACGTCACTTGAAGAGAAGGGAGGGTGAGGGCTTCCAGCCTTCAGGGACTTCTGGCAGCTTGACACTAATTAAGACCACACCCCCCTTTCCCTGTAATTGGGAGGATGACGTGCCAAAAGCCAAACTCACACTACCTGGAGAACTGTGTGGTTTGTGCCCCCGAGGCTTCCCTTCTGTGCTTTCCTGGGGGGCCGCCCCCTCTGAGCAAGGCAGGGTCCTTTCACTCACTTTATCACCAGCCCTGGCCACACAAGTCACTGTAAGTTTGACTTGTCCCTTGGGACAAATGGCTTGAAACCCGTGATGTTCACCGATGTTCCATAAGCAGGGACGTAGCTCGCCTGCAGTGACGCTGACCTGGGAGGCCCTGTTCCACAAGTTGGAGTGCCCCTCAGCAGTTTGGATGCCCCCCGGCGGGATTCACCTTATCTGTGAAAGTCCTGATTTTGCAGTTAACACTCCTGGGCTAGAATTTGGTTCAGAAAGAGGTGAGACACCCAGAGGCTGGCAGGTCAGCTCTGGAGTTTGCATCAGGCTAGGGC encodes:
- the TRAPPC2L gene encoding trafficking protein particle complex subunit 2-like protein isoform X4, which produces MAVCVAVIAKENYPLYIRSVPTENELKFHYMVHTSLDVVDEKISAMGKALVDQRELYLGLLYPTEDYKVPDFAVNTPGLEFGSERDVPEAAQLLHRCDVQPLLQPGGPHPVQTWFPRGSL